A window of Shewanella mesophila contains these coding sequences:
- the gltX gene encoding glutamate--tRNA ligase, translated as MTTKTRFAPSPTGFLHVGGARTALYSWLYARANQGEFVLRIEDTDLERSTPEACEAILDGMEWLGLTWDEGPYYQTKRFDRYNEIIAQMLEQGTAYKCYCSRERIELMREEQAANGEQQKYDGCCRDKAPRDTDEPFVIRFKNPTEGSVVFDDHVRGRIEISNELLDDLIIARTDGTPTYNFCVVVDDWDMGITCVVRGEDHINNTPRQINILKALGAPIPEYAHVAMILGDDGAKLSKRHGAVGVMQYRDDGYLPEALLNYLVRLGWSHGDQEVFSIDEMKQFFKLDDINKAASAFNTDKLIWLNQHYMKELAPEYVAKHLEWHMADQKIDTTNGPALAEVVTALAERAKTLKELAASSRYFYEDFADFDETAAKKHLRGVALEPLQLVQKKLAALPEWSLEGIHQAIEDTAAELEVGMGKVGMPLRVAVTGAGMSPAVDLTLFLVGKARCEQRISKAIEFVANRINS; from the coding sequence ATGACGACTAAGACGCGTTTCGCTCCAAGTCCTACTGGCTTTTTACACGTAGGTGGTGCTCGTACTGCATTATATTCATGGCTATACGCCCGTGCTAACCAAGGTGAATTTGTTTTACGTATTGAAGATACCGATCTTGAACGTTCTACACCCGAAGCATGTGAGGCGATTTTAGATGGCATGGAGTGGCTAGGGCTGACGTGGGATGAAGGTCCATATTATCAAACTAAACGTTTTGATCGTTACAATGAGATTATTGCTCAGATGTTGGAGCAGGGCACAGCATATAAGTGTTACTGCAGCCGTGAGCGTATTGAATTGATGCGTGAAGAACAGGCTGCTAACGGCGAACAGCAGAAATATGATGGTTGCTGCCGTGATAAAGCCCCTCGCGACACAGATGAGCCGTTTGTTATTCGTTTTAAAAACCCAACAGAGGGCAGTGTGGTATTTGATGATCACGTCCGTGGTCGCATTGAGATCTCAAATGAACTGCTTGATGATTTGATCATCGCTCGCACCGATGGCACGCCAACTTATAATTTTTGTGTCGTAGTTGATGACTGGGATATGGGGATCACCTGTGTCGTGCGTGGTGAAGACCATATCAATAATACTCCACGTCAAATTAACATATTAAAAGCACTCGGTGCGCCGATCCCTGAATATGCACACGTTGCAATGATCTTAGGTGATGATGGTGCCAAGCTGTCTAAACGTCATGGTGCTGTTGGTGTTATGCAATATCGTGATGATGGTTATCTACCTGAAGCACTGCTTAACTATTTAGTCCGTCTCGGTTGGTCACATGGCGACCAAGAGGTGTTTTCGATAGATGAGATGAAGCAGTTCTTTAAGCTAGATGATATCAATAAGGCGGCTTCTGCATTTAATACCGACAAGCTAATTTGGTTAAATCAGCATTATATGAAAGAGCTTGCCCCTGAATATGTTGCTAAGCATCTTGAATGGCATATGGCGGATCAAAAGATCGATACGACCAATGGCCCTGCATTAGCTGAAGTGGTTACCGCGTTGGCTGAGCGTGCTAAAACACTTAAGGAGTTGGCAGCTTCTAGTCGTTACTTCTATGAAGATTTTGCCGATTTTGATGAAACTGCGGCTAAGAAGCATCTACGTGGTGTTGCATTAGAGCCGCTTCAATTGGTTCAGAAAAAATTAGCAGCGTTACCTGAGTGGTCATTGGAAGGGATTCACCAAGCTATCGAAGATACTGCGGCTGAATTAGAAGTCGGTATGGGTAAAGTTGGCATGCCACTTCGTGTAGCGGTTACCGGTGCAGGTATGTCACCAGCTGTCGATTTAACCCTATTCCTCGTTGGTAAGGCTCGTTGTGAACAAAGAATCTCCAAAGCGATTGAATTTGTAGCAAATAGAATAAATTCCTAA
- a CDS encoding MFS transporter has translation MNSTHIATNQDITSAKQILAVTLIVTLISVAGIALPYPVLAPLFANGNSLLTQFLNLPSELLLGIVLGIYPLGIIIGSSMIGSLSDRHGRKRLLTLTLMGSAIGYGLTAMAAISEQYLLFCIARLLTGFCEGNIAIARAIAADLHPTIDKTRSFSLISAMGYGGYLIGPLAGGYLLYLGVDSVFWVAAAACLACAVFSHCLLPEKLNTPCHNASKSSSLTLLKDPALKQFFIIYLLLTMGVNLYYEFYPLHLVRLFEYTSIKISWATVLLTASMITTSVWINPCIQKRLSHASASLIGIGIFIMSLLSFPFLGQSAFLITFVTTGAGIAIYSGFLPSYLSTAYQDRPQGQLMGMLVTIFCLGNLLAALVGGVLAIVDVKIALLAGSLTTFVAFWLFYVGHNRHKLWPQN, from the coding sequence ATGAATTCCACTCACATCGCGACGAACCAAGATATTACCTCTGCCAAACAAATTTTAGCGGTAACCCTTATCGTTACGCTCATTAGTGTCGCGGGAATCGCACTCCCTTATCCCGTCTTAGCGCCACTTTTCGCAAATGGAAATTCATTGCTAACACAATTTCTTAACTTACCCAGTGAGTTATTACTTGGCATTGTTTTAGGAATTTATCCATTAGGGATCATCATTGGAAGCAGTATGATTGGGAGCTTATCGGATCGACATGGACGTAAGCGCCTTCTCACCTTGACGCTAATGGGTAGCGCAATAGGTTATGGGCTAACCGCAATGGCTGCCATATCGGAACAATACCTACTCTTTTGTATCGCGCGTCTGCTCACCGGGTTCTGTGAAGGTAATATTGCGATAGCAAGGGCTATCGCAGCAGATCTTCACCCCACGATAGACAAGACGCGAAGCTTCTCATTGATTAGTGCTATGGGTTATGGCGGTTACCTTATTGGCCCTCTAGCTGGCGGCTACTTACTTTATTTGGGCGTTGATAGCGTGTTTTGGGTTGCTGCTGCAGCCTGTTTAGCTTGTGCGGTCTTTAGTCATTGCCTACTCCCAGAGAAGCTCAATACCCCCTGCCACAATGCAAGCAAAAGTTCGAGTCTAACGCTTCTTAAAGATCCAGCATTAAAGCAATTTTTTATCATCTATTTGTTGTTGACGATGGGGGTCAATCTTTATTATGAGTTTTATCCTCTCCATCTGGTGAGGTTATTTGAGTACACTTCTATCAAAATAAGCTGGGCAACCGTGCTACTTACAGCATCAATGATAACGACCAGTGTATGGATAAACCCATGTATCCAGAAGCGACTCTCTCACGCGAGTGCGAGCTTGATAGGGATCGGCATATTTATCATGTCACTATTAAGCTTTCCATTTCTAGGACAATCCGCATTTCTTATCACTTTTGTAACCACTGGAGCGGGGATCGCCATTTATAGCGGATTTCTACCCTCTTACCTTTCGACGGCGTATCAAGATCGGCCACAGGGACAGTTGATGGGCATGTTAGTCACCATATTTTGCCTAGGTAATCTATTGGCAGCATTAGTCGGCGGAGTGTTAGCGATAGTAGATGTCAAAATAGCTTTGCTCGCTGGCTCACTAACAACATTTGTTGCATTCTGGCTATTTTATGTGGGACACAACCGACACAAGCTCTGGCCTCAAAATTGA
- a CDS encoding TRAP transporter substrate-binding protein, translating to MTLLNTCTSLNALKKLLKLTTLATLFSASFSVFAEPVVIKFSHVVAENTPKGQMALKFKELVEQRLPGEYQVNVFPNSQLFGDNNELSALLLNDVQFVAPSLSKFERYTKKLQLFDLPFLFQDMDAVNRFQQSESGQNLLNSMKRKGLVGLGYLHNGMKQFSASSPLVLPTDANGKKFRIMASDVLAAQFQAVDAIPVKKPFSEVFTLLQTRAIDGQENTWSNIYSKKFYEVQSNITESNHGVLDYMVVTSNTFWKSLPGDKRKVIKAALDEAVAYGNDIAAAKVDKDKQAIIDSNRSEITYLTPEQRAAWVSAMKPVWAQFEDKIGKNLIDAAVASNK from the coding sequence ATGACTTTACTCAACACCTGTACCAGTCTAAATGCACTAAAAAAATTGTTAAAATTAACTACACTGGCAACGCTATTTAGCGCCAGTTTTTCTGTTTTCGCCGAACCCGTTGTGATCAAATTCTCGCATGTGGTCGCCGAAAATACCCCTAAAGGCCAAATGGCCCTGAAATTTAAAGAACTGGTAGAGCAACGTCTACCTGGCGAATATCAAGTTAACGTCTTTCCAAACTCACAGCTATTTGGCGATAACAACGAGTTGTCGGCGCTGCTACTCAATGATGTGCAATTTGTAGCACCTTCTCTGTCGAAGTTTGAACGTTACACCAAAAAACTACAGCTTTTCGATCTCCCTTTCCTTTTTCAAGATATGGATGCAGTAAATCGCTTCCAGCAGAGTGAGTCGGGTCAAAATCTGCTTAATTCCATGAAGCGTAAAGGCCTTGTTGGGCTAGGTTATTTGCATAACGGTATGAAACAGTTTTCTGCTAGTAGTCCATTAGTTTTACCCACCGATGCTAACGGGAAAAAATTCCGCATCATGGCATCAGACGTACTTGCAGCACAGTTCCAAGCTGTTGATGCTATTCCCGTTAAAAAGCCTTTTTCAGAAGTTTTCACCTTACTGCAAACACGTGCTATCGACGGTCAAGAGAACACTTGGTCTAACATCTACTCGAAGAAGTTTTATGAGGTACAAAGCAATATTACTGAGAGTAATCACGGCGTCCTAGATTACATGGTGGTTACTTCAAACACCTTCTGGAAATCACTACCAGGTGACAAGCGTAAAGTGATCAAAGCAGCCTTGGATGAAGCTGTTGCCTACGGTAACGATATTGCAGCGGCTAAAGTAGATAAAGACAAACAAGCGATTATTGATTCGAATCGCTCTGAAATCACTTATTTGACTCCAGAGCAGCGTGCAGCTTGGGTTAGCGCGATGAAACCTGTATGGGCCCAGTTTGAAGACAAGATTGGTAAAAATCTTATTGATGCCGCAGTTGCTTCTAACAAATAA
- a CDS encoding TRAP transporter small permease, with amino-acid sequence MISRLFSYFEEGILNALITMMTVLVFAEVIARFFFNTGFLWIQELTLTLCGWFVLFGMSYGVKVGAHIGVDAFVTKLNKKNRKITALIAVIVCLIYCAMFLIGSWDYLVKMYQVGVPMEDIDLPHFLISQLDPDNAWEYLRIDVEEPAVPLWISQSILLIGFSLLTWRFIELAIAIIRNQTDGFKFADEAKESMHLIDQEANQNSSDIKGDK; translated from the coding sequence ATGATATCTCGTTTATTTTCATATTTCGAAGAAGGCATACTAAATGCCTTAATTACCATGATGACGGTATTGGTGTTTGCAGAAGTTATTGCTCGCTTCTTCTTCAATACTGGCTTTTTGTGGATTCAAGAACTAACGCTTACCCTATGTGGGTGGTTTGTTCTTTTCGGCATGTCCTACGGCGTAAAAGTAGGCGCCCACATAGGCGTCGATGCCTTTGTCACTAAGCTAAACAAAAAAAACCGAAAAATCACCGCATTGATTGCAGTCATTGTCTGCCTAATCTATTGCGCAATGTTTTTAATAGGTAGCTGGGACTATCTCGTAAAAATGTATCAAGTCGGTGTACCGATGGAAGATATTGACCTACCTCACTTCTTGATTAGCCAGCTTGATCCTGACAATGCGTGGGAGTATTTACGCATTGATGTAGAAGAACCCGCCGTACCACTTTGGATATCTCAGAGCATACTATTAATTGGTTTTTCACTACTGACATGGCGGTTTATTGAACTAGCTATTGCCATTATTCGCAATCAAACTGATGGGTTTAAATTTGCAGATGAAGCCAAGGAAAGTATGCACCTTATCGATCAAGAAGCTAACCAGAATTCATCTGACATTAAGGGAGATAAATAA